A single Ziziphus jujuba cultivar Dongzao chromosome 11, ASM3175591v1 DNA region contains:
- the LOC125419233 gene encoding histone-lysine N-methyltransferase ATXR4 isoform X2 yields the protein MSKFGLVRCSRWVWRFKTLHPQKKASTFFTTTTEGGQAVNENVSRRPEPPPIRVALTESAGRGVFATRRIGAGELIHRAKPLVSHPSLSKLQNVCYFCLRKLGNSVDSQSQGASFCSEECRKQSKVFHDVEVKADWLAYDEYCRSHGLKYPLLVKRLACMVISGAASADLLDILQPAILSPEMISKKEHQSPAVLLLHGTMEEGFGLLRSAFTMANIPDAHMEFMSRIRINAFRIEVAGGLYGDLLSSAAASVDAEAAVGTAVYMLPSFYNHDCDPNAHIVWTENVDARLKALRDVDAGEELRICYIDASMNHDARQTLLYQGFGFQCNCPRCLSGD from the exons atgtCAAAGTTTGGGTTAGTCCGTTGTAGCCGTTGGGTTTGGCGGTTCAAAACGCTGCATCCGCAGAAGAAAGCTTCGACCTTCTTCACTACAACTACGGAAGGAGGTCAAGCTGTGAATGAGAATGTGAGTCGTCGACCCGAACCGCCTCCGATCCGAGTCGCACTCACCGAGTCAGCCGGCCGAGGCGTGTTCGCGACTCGGAGGATTGGAGCCGGCGAACTCATACACAGAGCCAAACCCCTCGTATCTCACCCATCTCTCTCTAAACTTCAAAATGTCTGTTACTTTTGCCTCCGGAAGCTCGGAAACTCGGTCGATTCTCAATCTCAAGGTGCTTCTTTTTGCAGCGAGGAGTGCAGAAAGCAATCCAAG GTTTTTCATGACGTCGAGGTGAAAGCAGATTGGTTAGCTTATGATGAGTATTGCCG GTCCCACGGTTTGAAATATCCACTTTTGGTAAAACGGTTGGCTTGTATGGTCATATCAGGAGCTGCATCAGCAGACCTTCTTGACATACTTCAGCCTGCTATCCTGTCACCTGAGATGATTTCTAAG AAGGAGCATCAAAGTCCAGCAGTCCTGCTTCTTCATGGAACA ATGGAAGAGGGTTTTGGCTTGCTGAGAAGTGCCTTTACAATGGCAAATATCCCTGATGCACATATGGAAT TTATGTCACGGATTCGAATTAATGCATTTCGTATTGAGGTGGCTGGAGGATTGTATGGAGATCTTCTGTCATCAGCAGCAGCCTCTGTAGATGCTGAAGCTGCTGTTGGAACTGCTGTGTATATGCTTCCATCCTTCTACAATCATGATTGTG ATCCAAATGCCCACATTGTATGGACAGAGAATGTAGATGCAAGATTAAAGGCCCTTCGAGATGTGGATGCAG GTGAAGAGCTTCGGATTTGCTACATCGATGCAAGTATGAATCATGATGCACGGCAAACTTTGCTCTACCAAGGGTTTGGTTTTCAATGCAATTGTCCTCGGTGTTTATCTGGTGATTAA
- the LOC125419233 gene encoding histone-lysine N-methyltransferase ATXR4 isoform X4 — MSKFGLVRCSRWVWRFKTLHPQKKASTFFTTTTEGGQAVNENVSRRPEPPPIRVALTESAGRGVFATRRIGAGELIHRAKPLVSHPSLSKLQNVCYFCLRKLGNSVDSQSQGASFCSEECRKQSKVFHDVEVKADWLAYDEYCRSHGLKYPLLVKRLACMVISGAASADLLDILQPAILSPEMISKKEHQSPAVLLLHGTMEEGFGLLRSAFTMANIPDAHMEFLTKQWYIEVMSRIRINAFRIEVAGGLYGDLLSSAAASVDAEAAVGTAVYMLPSFYNHDCELMRQRHPHAMRESRTINFSFKAPPPQKKKKKKKNTSCCILVKLIE, encoded by the exons atgtCAAAGTTTGGGTTAGTCCGTTGTAGCCGTTGGGTTTGGCGGTTCAAAACGCTGCATCCGCAGAAGAAAGCTTCGACCTTCTTCACTACAACTACGGAAGGAGGTCAAGCTGTGAATGAGAATGTGAGTCGTCGACCCGAACCGCCTCCGATCCGAGTCGCACTCACCGAGTCAGCCGGCCGAGGCGTGTTCGCGACTCGGAGGATTGGAGCCGGCGAACTCATACACAGAGCCAAACCCCTCGTATCTCACCCATCTCTCTCTAAACTTCAAAATGTCTGTTACTTTTGCCTCCGGAAGCTCGGAAACTCGGTCGATTCTCAATCTCAAGGTGCTTCTTTTTGCAGCGAGGAGTGCAGAAAGCAATCCAAG GTTTTTCATGACGTCGAGGTGAAAGCAGATTGGTTAGCTTATGATGAGTATTGCCG GTCCCACGGTTTGAAATATCCACTTTTGGTAAAACGGTTGGCTTGTATGGTCATATCAGGAGCTGCATCAGCAGACCTTCTTGACATACTTCAGCCTGCTATCCTGTCACCTGAGATGATTTCTAAG AAGGAGCATCAAAGTCCAGCAGTCCTGCTTCTTCATGGAACA ATGGAAGAGGGTTTTGGCTTGCTGAGAAGTGCCTTTACAATGGCAAATATCCCTGATGCACATATGGAAT TTTTAACTAAACAATGGTACATTGAAGTTATGTCACGGATTCGAATTAATGCATTTCGTATTGAGGTGGCTGGAGGATTGTATGGAGATCTTCTGTCATCAGCAGCAGCCTCTGTAGATGCTGAAGCTGCTGTTGGAACTGCTGTGTATATGCTTCCATCCTTCTACAATCATGATTGTG AATTGATGAGGCAGCGACATCCACATGCTATGAGGGAGAGCAGAACAATAAACTTCTCATTCaaagccccccccccccaaaaaaaaaaaaaaaaaaaaaaaaacacttcttGTTGCATTCTGGTCAAGCTTATTGAGTAA
- the LOC107432293 gene encoding fatty acyl-CoA reductase 2, chloroplastic: MGVLFLNSFSCAPNKPLTVFDNYMHKGSSLRKKKSLISCQGSGNKIKNSGVSSVLTERSPSTLANTDNAALMDSGNLVFSRSEAENIAKKEMVNYGRKSSTSLVEIHDGIGIVKFLRGKCFLITGATGFLAKVLIEKILWTVPDVGKIYLLIKANNKEAAMGRLKNEIINSELFKRLQKTHGKSYQAFMLEKLVPVVGNVCKSDIGLEEELAEKMAKEVDVIVNSSANTTFDERYDVALDINTRGPGHLMGFAKKCKKLKLFLQVSTAYVNGERQGRIMEKPFCIGESIAGEINISGNPPNFLPTLDVEGEINLAFTSNKAFQNNATQKMKDLGLERAKKYGWQDTYVFTKAMGEMMIDNVREGVPVVIIRPSVIESTLKEPFPGWMEGIRMMDPIVLYYGKGQLTGFIADPNGILDVVPADMVVNAMLAAIAKHGVAQKPDINIYQIASSVVNPLFQQDLSRMFYEHYNSSPCMDSNGRPIQVSPMKLFPSIEDFASHLWRDTTERSGLAAMVSSNQKKSQKLEVICKKSVEQAKHLATIYKPYAFYGGRFDNSNAEKLMESMCEEEKRQFGFDVGRIDWSDYITNVHIPGLRRHVMKGRATFS, from the exons ATGGGTGTTCTGTTTCTGAACTCTTTCTCTTGTGCACCAAATAAACCATTAACTGTTTTTGACAATTATATGCACAAAGGCTCCTCATTGAGGAAGAAAAAGAGTTTGATTAGTTGCCAAGGAAGTGGGAATAAGATAAAGAACAGTGGGGTTTCTTCTGTTTTGACAGAAAGATCACCGTCTACATTGGCAAACACAGACAATGCGGCTCTGATGGATTCAGGAAACTTGGTTTTTTCTCGAAGTGAAGCAGAGAATATTGcaaagaaagaaatggtgaaTTATGGTAGAAAATCGTCCACCTCTTTGGTTGAGATACATGATGGTATTGGTATTGTGAAGTTTCTTAGAGGGAAATGTTTTCTTATAACTGGTGCAACTGGGTTTCTAGCCAAAG TTCTAATAGAGAAGATATTGTGGACAGTTCCTGATGTGGGCAAGATATATCTCTTGATTAAGGCAAATAACAAGGAAGCTGCAATGGGAAGATTGAAAAATGAA ATCATAAACTCAGAGCTTTTCAAGCGTCTCCAGAAAACTCATGGAAAATCTTATCAAGCTTTCATGTTGGAGAAACTAGTTCCCGTCGTAGGAAACGTCTGCAAATCTGATATTGGATTAGAAGAGGAATTAGCTGAAAAGATGGCCAAAGAAGTTGATGTAATTGTAAATTCTTCAGCTAACACAACATTTGATGAAAG ATATGATGTTGCTCTGGATATAAACACAAGGGGACCCGGCCACCTTATGGGCTTTGCAAAGAAGTGCAAGAAACTCAAGCTCTTCCTGCAAGTTTCAACAG CTTATGTAAATGGAGAAAGACAAGGAAGGATTATGGAAAAGCCATTTTGTATAGGAGAAAGCATAGCAGGGGAAATTAACATTTCTGGAAACCCGCCAAATTTTCTTCCTACACTAGATGTTGAAGGTGAAATAAACTTGGCTTTTACTTCCAACAAAGCTTTTCAAAACAATGCAACCCaaaagatgaaagatttgggtcTAGAAAG GGCCAAGAAGTATGGATGGCAAGATACATATGTTTTCACTAAAGCCATGGGAGAGATGATGATTGATAACGTGAGAGAAGGCGTACCCGTAGTCATAATCCGACCCAGTGTCATTGAGAGTACTTTGAAAGAGCCTTTCCCTGGATGGATGGAAGGAATTAG GATGATGGACCCAATAGTTTTATACTATGGGAAAGGGCAGCTCACTGGTTTTATAGCAGACCCAAATGGGATACTCGATGTG GTTCCAGCTGATATGGTTGTGAATGCAATGTTGGCGGCCATAGCAAAGCATGGAGTGGCTCAAAAACCAGACATTAATATTTACCAGATTGCTTCATCAGTTGTGAACCCCCTATTTCAACAAGACCTCAGCAGAATGTTCTATGAACATTATAACTCCTCGCCATGCATGGATTCCAATGGTAGACCAATCCAAGTTTCACCAATGAAGCTCTTCCCTTCCATAGAAGATTTCGCCTCTCATCTTTGGAGAGACACCACGGAACGAAGTGGATTGGCAGCTATGGTTTCCTCTAATCAGAAAAAGTCTCAGAAACTTGAGGTCATCTGCAAGAAATCAGTAGAGCAAGCCAAGCACTTGGCTACCATTTATAAACCATATGCTTTCTACGGTGGAAG GTTTGATAACAGTAATGCAGAGAAACTGATGGAAAGCATGtgtgaagaagaaaagagacaGTTTGGATTTGATGTGGGAAGAATAGACTGGTCGGATTACATCACAAATGTGCATATTCCTGGTCTTAGGAGGCATGTCATGAAGGGCAGAGCAACATTTAGCTGA
- the LOC125419233 gene encoding histone-lysine N-methyltransferase ATXR4 isoform X5 yields the protein MSKFGLVRCSRWVWRFKTLHPQKKASTFFTTTTEGGQAVNENVSRRPEPPPIRVALTESAGRGVFATRRIGAGELIHRAKPLVSHPSLSKLQNVCYFCLRKLGNSVDSQSQGASFCSEECRKQSKVFHDVEVKADWLAYDEYCRSHGLKYPLLVKRLACMVISGAASADLLDILQPAILSPEMISKMEEGFGLLRSAFTMANIPDAHMEFMSRIRINAFRIEVAGGLYGDLLSSAAASVDAEAAVGTAVYMLPSFYNHDCDPNAHIVWTENVDARLKALRDVDAGEELRICYIDASMNHDARQTLLYQGFGFQCNCPRCLSGD from the exons atgtCAAAGTTTGGGTTAGTCCGTTGTAGCCGTTGGGTTTGGCGGTTCAAAACGCTGCATCCGCAGAAGAAAGCTTCGACCTTCTTCACTACAACTACGGAAGGAGGTCAAGCTGTGAATGAGAATGTGAGTCGTCGACCCGAACCGCCTCCGATCCGAGTCGCACTCACCGAGTCAGCCGGCCGAGGCGTGTTCGCGACTCGGAGGATTGGAGCCGGCGAACTCATACACAGAGCCAAACCCCTCGTATCTCACCCATCTCTCTCTAAACTTCAAAATGTCTGTTACTTTTGCCTCCGGAAGCTCGGAAACTCGGTCGATTCTCAATCTCAAGGTGCTTCTTTTTGCAGCGAGGAGTGCAGAAAGCAATCCAAG GTTTTTCATGACGTCGAGGTGAAAGCAGATTGGTTAGCTTATGATGAGTATTGCCG GTCCCACGGTTTGAAATATCCACTTTTGGTAAAACGGTTGGCTTGTATGGTCATATCAGGAGCTGCATCAGCAGACCTTCTTGACATACTTCAGCCTGCTATCCTGTCACCTGAGATGATTTCTAAG ATGGAAGAGGGTTTTGGCTTGCTGAGAAGTGCCTTTACAATGGCAAATATCCCTGATGCACATATGGAAT TTATGTCACGGATTCGAATTAATGCATTTCGTATTGAGGTGGCTGGAGGATTGTATGGAGATCTTCTGTCATCAGCAGCAGCCTCTGTAGATGCTGAAGCTGCTGTTGGAACTGCTGTGTATATGCTTCCATCCTTCTACAATCATGATTGTG ATCCAAATGCCCACATTGTATGGACAGAGAATGTAGATGCAAGATTAAAGGCCCTTCGAGATGTGGATGCAG GTGAAGAGCTTCGGATTTGCTACATCGATGCAAGTATGAATCATGATGCACGGCAAACTTTGCTCTACCAAGGGTTTGGTTTTCAATGCAATTGTCCTCGGTGTTTATCTGGTGATTAA
- the LOC125419233 gene encoding histone-lysine N-methyltransferase ATXR4 isoform X1 translates to MSKFGLVRCSRWVWRFKTLHPQKKASTFFTTTTEGGQAVNENVSRRPEPPPIRVALTESAGRGVFATRRIGAGELIHRAKPLVSHPSLSKLQNVCYFCLRKLGNSVDSQSQGASFCSEECRKQSKVFHDVEVKADWLAYDEYCRSHGLKYPLLVKRLACMVISGAASADLLDILQPAILSPEMISKKEHQSPAVLLLHGTMEEGFGLLRSAFTMANIPDAHMEFLTKQWYIEVMSRIRINAFRIEVAGGLYGDLLSSAAASVDAEAAVGTAVYMLPSFYNHDCDPNAHIVWTENVDARLKALRDVDAGEELRICYIDASMNHDARQTLLYQGFGFQCNCPRCLSGD, encoded by the exons atgtCAAAGTTTGGGTTAGTCCGTTGTAGCCGTTGGGTTTGGCGGTTCAAAACGCTGCATCCGCAGAAGAAAGCTTCGACCTTCTTCACTACAACTACGGAAGGAGGTCAAGCTGTGAATGAGAATGTGAGTCGTCGACCCGAACCGCCTCCGATCCGAGTCGCACTCACCGAGTCAGCCGGCCGAGGCGTGTTCGCGACTCGGAGGATTGGAGCCGGCGAACTCATACACAGAGCCAAACCCCTCGTATCTCACCCATCTCTCTCTAAACTTCAAAATGTCTGTTACTTTTGCCTCCGGAAGCTCGGAAACTCGGTCGATTCTCAATCTCAAGGTGCTTCTTTTTGCAGCGAGGAGTGCAGAAAGCAATCCAAG GTTTTTCATGACGTCGAGGTGAAAGCAGATTGGTTAGCTTATGATGAGTATTGCCG GTCCCACGGTTTGAAATATCCACTTTTGGTAAAACGGTTGGCTTGTATGGTCATATCAGGAGCTGCATCAGCAGACCTTCTTGACATACTTCAGCCTGCTATCCTGTCACCTGAGATGATTTCTAAG AAGGAGCATCAAAGTCCAGCAGTCCTGCTTCTTCATGGAACA ATGGAAGAGGGTTTTGGCTTGCTGAGAAGTGCCTTTACAATGGCAAATATCCCTGATGCACATATGGAAT TTTTAACTAAACAATGGTACATTGAAGTTATGTCACGGATTCGAATTAATGCATTTCGTATTGAGGTGGCTGGAGGATTGTATGGAGATCTTCTGTCATCAGCAGCAGCCTCTGTAGATGCTGAAGCTGCTGTTGGAACTGCTGTGTATATGCTTCCATCCTTCTACAATCATGATTGTG ATCCAAATGCCCACATTGTATGGACAGAGAATGTAGATGCAAGATTAAAGGCCCTTCGAGATGTGGATGCAG GTGAAGAGCTTCGGATTTGCTACATCGATGCAAGTATGAATCATGATGCACGGCAAACTTTGCTCTACCAAGGGTTTGGTTTTCAATGCAATTGTCCTCGGTGTTTATCTGGTGATTAA
- the LOC125419266 gene encoding uncharacterized protein LOC125419266 has protein sequence MGRLATLTEEPINEEDDVVNGSKKGMRQTWRNWIKTHLSLLVFNKRSDLKILLSVLGCPLFPVSVHPKLPLNQVSSSAQYIIQHFTAATGCRKLEGTAKNIFATGKVTMAMVDDLSSGGSATGVTTVSQKGCFVMWQMVPNMWLIELVVGGHKVVAGSDGNVAWRHTPWLGAHAAKGGVRPLRRAIQGLDPLAISAVFSPAQYMGEKLISGVDCFVLKLSADQTDLAERSDSTAEMIKHVVFGYFSQRSGLLVYLEDSYLTRIQSPGTYPTYWETSMSTKIEDYRTVEGVMTAHAGQTNVIITRFGDNLKAGAAITRMEETWTIDDLAFNVPGLSLDCFIRPKEVQKHHPEETLDWRSPLHQ, from the exons ATGGGTAGGCTTGCAACACTAACAGAAGAGCCAATCAATGAAGAAGACGACGTCGTAAATGGTTCAAAGAAAGGAATGCGTCAGACATGGAGGAACTGGATCAAGACCCATCTCTCCCTCCTCGTCTTCAACAAGAGGTCTGACCTCAAGATCCTCCTTAGCGTTCTTGGTTGCCCTCTTTTCCCTGTTTCTGTCCACCCCAAACTCCCTCTCAACcag GTTTCCTCTTCTGCACAATATATAATACAACACTTCACAGCTGCCACGGGTTGCAGGAAACTAGAAGGTACCGCGAAGAACATTTTTGCCACCGGAAAAGTGACAATGGCAATGGTAGACGATCTAAGCTCCGGCGGCTCGGCCACCGGAGTTACCACAGTTTCACAAAAAGGGTGCTTTGTAATGTGGCAAATGGTTCCTAATATGTGGCTAATTGAGCTAGTAGTAGGTGGTCACAAGGTTGTTGCTGGTAGCGATGGTAATGTTGCTTGGCGCCACACGCCGTGGCTCGGAGCTCATGCCGCCAAAGGAGGTGTTCGGCCTCTCCGCCGAGCTATCCAG GGACTAGATCCTCTGGCAATATCAGCAGTATTTTCTCCAGCACAATACATGGGAGAAAAGCTAATCTCAGGGGTTGACTGTTTTGTGTTGAAATTGTCAGCCGATCAGACGGACCTGGCTGAACGCAGTGATAGTACAGCTGAGATGATAAAGCATGTGGTATTTGGCTACTTCAGCCAAAGAAGTGGCCTGCTCGTCTACTTAGAAGATTCCTACTTAACTAGGATTCAATCCCCTGGAACCTATCCTACCTACTGGGAAACATCCATGTCGACAAAGATTGAAGATTATCGGACGGTGGAGGGCGTGATGACCGCACACGCTGGTCAAACCAACGTGATCATCACAAGGTTCGGTGATAATTTGAAAGCGGGCGCAGCGATCACACGGATGGAAGAGACCTGGACTATTGATGATCTTGCATTCAACGTTCCAGGTCTGTCGTTGGATTGTTTCATTCGTCCGAAAGAAGTACAGAAGCATCACCCGGAAGAAACTCTGGATTGGAGATCACCTTTGCATCAATGA
- the LOC125419233 gene encoding histone-lysine N-methyltransferase ATXR4 isoform X3 translates to MSKFGLVRCSRWVWRFKTLHPQKKASTFFTTTTEGGQAVNENVSRRPEPPPIRVALTESAGRGVFATRRIGAGELIHRAKPLVSHPSLSKLQNVCYFCLRKLGNSVDSQSQGASFCSEECRKQSKVFHDVEVKADWLAYDEYCRSHGLKYPLLVKRLACMVISGAASADLLDILQPAILSPEMISKMEEGFGLLRSAFTMANIPDAHMEFLTKQWYIEVMSRIRINAFRIEVAGGLYGDLLSSAAASVDAEAAVGTAVYMLPSFYNHDCDPNAHIVWTENVDARLKALRDVDAGEELRICYIDASMNHDARQTLLYQGFGFQCNCPRCLSGD, encoded by the exons atgtCAAAGTTTGGGTTAGTCCGTTGTAGCCGTTGGGTTTGGCGGTTCAAAACGCTGCATCCGCAGAAGAAAGCTTCGACCTTCTTCACTACAACTACGGAAGGAGGTCAAGCTGTGAATGAGAATGTGAGTCGTCGACCCGAACCGCCTCCGATCCGAGTCGCACTCACCGAGTCAGCCGGCCGAGGCGTGTTCGCGACTCGGAGGATTGGAGCCGGCGAACTCATACACAGAGCCAAACCCCTCGTATCTCACCCATCTCTCTCTAAACTTCAAAATGTCTGTTACTTTTGCCTCCGGAAGCTCGGAAACTCGGTCGATTCTCAATCTCAAGGTGCTTCTTTTTGCAGCGAGGAGTGCAGAAAGCAATCCAAG GTTTTTCATGACGTCGAGGTGAAAGCAGATTGGTTAGCTTATGATGAGTATTGCCG GTCCCACGGTTTGAAATATCCACTTTTGGTAAAACGGTTGGCTTGTATGGTCATATCAGGAGCTGCATCAGCAGACCTTCTTGACATACTTCAGCCTGCTATCCTGTCACCTGAGATGATTTCTAAG ATGGAAGAGGGTTTTGGCTTGCTGAGAAGTGCCTTTACAATGGCAAATATCCCTGATGCACATATGGAAT TTTTAACTAAACAATGGTACATTGAAGTTATGTCACGGATTCGAATTAATGCATTTCGTATTGAGGTGGCTGGAGGATTGTATGGAGATCTTCTGTCATCAGCAGCAGCCTCTGTAGATGCTGAAGCTGCTGTTGGAACTGCTGTGTATATGCTTCCATCCTTCTACAATCATGATTGTG ATCCAAATGCCCACATTGTATGGACAGAGAATGTAGATGCAAGATTAAAGGCCCTTCGAGATGTGGATGCAG GTGAAGAGCTTCGGATTTGCTACATCGATGCAAGTATGAATCATGATGCACGGCAAACTTTGCTCTACCAAGGGTTTGGTTTTCAATGCAATTGTCCTCGGTGTTTATCTGGTGATTAA